In Streptomyces sp. NBC_01231, the sequence CGCGTACCGGACGCCGCCGCCGACCCGTACCGTACGGGCCGACGAGTCGACGTCGACCTCGGCCGGCAGCGCGGCCAGCGACAGCAGGACGCCGTCGGCGCCCGGCTCGGCGATCGCGTTGAAGGAGTGCCCGCTGCCCAGCACCCGCACCTTCGCGCTCTCGGCCACCAGGGCGGCCAGCGCGGTGAGCGTGTGCGGTCGCTGCAGTGCCCTGGCCGCGTAGGTGATGTTGCCGGCCCAGTTGGTCACGGTCTCGGTCATCCCGCGGCCCCTCCCTGGAGTGTCGAGAATCCGGCCTGACGAGAACCAGGCACGCAGGTGGAAGGTACCTCGGGCGCTCTTCCGTTGCCCTCAGGGGTGGCGCCCCCGCGGTCCGGGGGCGCCATGAAGGGGAGATGGCCCGGCGCGAGGGGCCCCGGCACCGGCGATGTCCGAGCGAGGGCATACCGTGAGGAGTCGTACGTCCGATCCGGGAGGAGACACAGGATGGACAGCCGTACCGCGCTGGTCGAGGATCTGATGGAGAGGTTCCCGCACGTGCCACGGGAAGCCGTCTTCAAGGAGGATCTGCTCCGGGGCGGGGTGGCCTTCGATCCCTCGGCGCTCAGCGACAACGAGGACGGCGAGGTCAAGCCGAAGTCGTACTTCATCTTCTCCTTCGACCACGGCACCCTGCCCGAACTCGGCGAGGCCGCGCTGCGGCGCCCGCCGGAGGAGATCATCCTGACCGGCGGGCCGTACGACCTGCGGCGGACCGTCGTCTCCGTGCGCGTGAACCCGGCATCGCCCTACCGGGTCGCGGCCGACGAGGACGGCGTGCTCGGGCTCTACCTCGACGGGAAGCGCATCTCCGACGTCGGGGTGCCGCCGATGCCGGAGTACTACCGGCACACCCTCGCCAACGGGAAGTCGGTCATGGAGGTGGCCCCCACCATTCAGTGGGGCTACCTGATCTACCTGACCGCGTTCCGCGTCTGCCAGTACTTCGGTGCCAAGGAGGAGTGCCAGTACTGCGACATCAACCACAATTGGCGCCAGCACAAGGCGGCGGGTCGCCCGTACACGGGCGTGAAGGACGTCGACGAAGTTCTCGAGGCCCTCGAGATCATCGACAAGTACGACACCGCGAAGGTGTCCACCGCGTACACGCTCACCGGTGGCGCGATCACGTCGAAGGTCCAGGGTCTGGACGAGGCGGACTTCTACGGGCGGTACGCCAAGGCCATCGAGGAGCACTTCCCGGGCCGCTGGATCGGCAAGGTCGTCGCGCAGGCGCTGCCGAAGGACGACGTGCAGCGGTTCAAGGACTACGGCGTGCAGATCTACCACCCCAACTACGAGGTGTGGGACGAGTACCTCTTCAAGATGTACTGCCCGGGCAAGGAGCGCTACGTCGGCCGCGACGAGTGGCACAAGCGCATCCTCGACTCCGCCGACATCTTCGGCGCCCGCAACGTGATCCCCAACTTCGTGGCCGGCGTGGAGATGGCCGAGCCCTTCGGCTTCACCACCGTCGACGAGGCCATCGCGTCCACCACCGAGGGCCTGCGCTTCTTCATGTCGCACGGCATCACACCCCGCTTCACCACCTGGTGCCCCGAGCCGACCACACCGCTCGGCAAGGCCAACCCGCAGGGCGCGCCGCTGGAGTACCACATCCGGCTGCTGGAGGCCTACCGCGCCACCATGGACGACTTCGGCCTGGCCTCGCCCCCCGGTTACGGCCCGCCCGGTCCCGGCCGTGCGGTCTTCTCCGTCAGCTCCTTCATGGACAGCCTCTCGGCGGACGCGCCGGTCGAGGTCTGACCAACCCGTCCCGCGCCGCGTCGACCGGGTTCCCGCGGCGCGGGACGGGCGCTACCGGGACCGACACCCCCGGGTGGCCGTGCGGTCGGGTGGCCGTGTGCTGCCCGTGCGGGCGAAGTCGAAGTGCGCGTACGTCACTTGTCGGGGCCGCGGAATTCGTTGCGCCGGCATCGATACTTCTGGGCCTTCCTTGCGTATAACTCAGGGAGGCACTGGTCCGCGGGAATTTGAATAGCCAGCTTGTCAGTTGTGTAGCAGACGTGAAAAGCTCGTCCCCTGCCGTGAGGCTCCCCCCAACTCCTTTGCCAGTATGGCGAGTTGCCCTCGCTTGTGAACGCAGGAGACCCATGTCCGACCTGCCGACTCCCCAGGACGCCGCCGAGGCCGCGCTGTTCTCAGAGTGCTGGGATGCCGTGCTCTCCTACGCCGACCTGTGCACGTCCGGCTCCACCGCGGCCACCCAACTGGCCACAGAGGCTTTCTCCCTCGGCATGCGCGAAGCCCGCGAGGCGCAGTCCGCTCCCGCCCGCAGCGCCGGCCGCCGCCCGGCCCGCCTGCCCAGGATCCCGCTGCTGCTGACCGCCGTACGCAACACGGCGGCCGCCTGGGAGATCCAGGGGCAGGGCCACATGCTGGACCCCGAACTGCGGCTGTGGCTCAACTCCGACAAGGCCGCCCGCTACACCGGCCCCCCGCTGAGCCGCCCGCTCGCCCTGCGAGGCGTGCGCGACCTTCAGGAATCGGATGCGGCCCTGTTGTGGCTGGCCGAGGTGGAGGCGTTGCCGCTGCCCGTCGTGGCCCGTCGGCTCGGCCTGGACCCGGCTGTCGTCGACGAGGAACTCGCCCAGGTACGAGGCCTGTTCCGGGACCGCTGCCACCGCGCCCACCTCGACACCCCGATGGACGCGCAGTGCCGCAGCTACGCCCGGCTGCTCGACGCGGTGACCCGGTCGCCCGCCGCCGACACCCCGAAGGACCTCTCCCGGCACCTCGCCCGGTGCGTGGAGTGCGCGGAGGCCGCCGCCTGTCTGCGGCTGCACGGCGGCGGACTGCCCGGAGCGCTGGCCGGCGGAGTGATCGGCTGGGGCGGCCTCGCCTATCTCGAGCGTCGCCGACGGGCCGCCGAGGTGCGCCTCGGCGCCGGTCGCCCGGGCCCGGCCGACAGCGACGCCGCGCCCCCGAACCCCGGCGCCCACAAGGCCCGTGTCGTGCGCAACGGCCTTCTCGTCGCGGCCGTCCTGGTGTCCCTGCTGGCGCTCGCCGTGTCGATGATGCCGGGCGGCACCGACAACGGCGCCGCACCGTCCGACGACGCCGACCGTCAGCCGGTGGCCGACCCCGGCCCGTCCGTTCCGTCCACCGACGCGCGCTCCACCAGCTCCCCGAAACCGTCGGCCCCCGCCACGACGCCCACGCCCACGCCCAAGAAGTCCTCCGAGGAGAAGAACCCCGGCGCCACGGCCCAGGGCACGGCCTCGTCCGCCGCCCCAGGGAGCGACCCCACCCCGAGCGAAGCCGTGACCTGTGACGTCACGTACGACCTGGTCAACCAGTGGCCCGACGGCTTCCAGGTGACCGTCACCGTCACCTCCGAGAAGGCCCTCGACTCCTGGCAGGTCGGCTGGTCCTTCCGCGACGGCCAGAAGGTCGGCCAGATGTGGGACGCGAGCTTCACCCAGAACGACTCCCGCGTCACCGCCACCGCCGCCGACTACAACAAGTCGATCCCCGCGAACGGCTCCCTCTCCTTCGGCTTCCTCGCGTCCTGGCAGGGCAAGAACTCACCGGCGTACGACTTCGCCCTGAACGGGCGCAGCTGCACGAAGAAGTAGCGCTCGGGGGCGCCGGGTCAGGGCGGCGTCCTGGAGAAAATGCGTGGCGTGCTCTCCCGCGGGGTGGCTACAGTGGGGGCGTTCCCGCGGTGGCCGTTCGGCCGCCGTGGTCGAGTGCGAGCGTGCGAGGAGGTGTCGATTGATGACTGTCACTGTGATGGGCGCTGCCCGCATCCAGGAGTTCATCAAGTCCACCTCCGTGGCCACCGGCTGACGATTCCTCAACTCCGCGCCTCTACAGGCGCGTGCCGGGGCCGCCCCCTGTGAAGGGTCACCCTTGTCTTCCACTTCAGTTTTCTCCGCTTTCTCCGCGCTCGCTCCCTACGGCTGGGACGAGGCATGGGCGGACGCGTTCGCCCCCCACGAGCCCGAAGGGCTGCTGCCCGGCCGGGTGGTCCGCGTCGACCGCGGGCAGTGCGACGTGATCACCGCCGACGGGATCGTCCGGGCGGACACCGCGTTCGTCACCCCGCACGACCCCCTGCGGGTCGTGTGCACCGGCGACTGGGTCGCCGTCGAGCCCGGAGGCAACCCGCGCTACGTGCGGACGTATCTGCCGCGCCGTACCGCCTTCGTGCGCTCCACCTCCTCCAAGCGGTCCGAGGGGCAGATCCTCGCGGCCAACGTCGACCATGCGATCGTCGCCGTGTCGCTGGCCGTCGAGGTCGACCTCGGCCGTATCGAGCGATTCCTCGCGCTGGCCTGGGAGTCCGGGGCGCAGCCGGTGGTCGTGCTGACCAAGGCCGACCTCGTACCGGACGCGGCGACCCTCGGGCACCTCGTCGAGGACGTGGAGACGGCCGCGCCCGGTGTGCCCGTGCTGGCGGTCAGCGCCATGGGCGGGGACGGACTCGACGTCCTTGTCGCCGTCGTCGGCGGCGGTACGTCCGTGCTGCTCGGGCAGTCCGGCGCGGGCAAGTCGACGCTCGCGAACGCGTTGCTCGGCGAGGACGTGATGGACGTCCGAGCGACCCGGGACGCGGACGGCAAGGGCCGTCACACGACGACCACCCGCAACCTGCTCGCCCTGCCCACCGGAGGTGTCCTGATCGACACGCCGGGGCTGAGGGGTGTCGGGCTGTGGGACGCCGAGACCGGCGTCGGACAGGTGTTCTCCGAGATCGAGGAGCTGGCCACGCGGTGCCGGTTCCATGACTGCGCGCACGAGGGCGAGCCGGGGTGCGCCGTACTGGCCGCGATCGCCTCCGGCGAGCTGGGCGAGCGGCGACTGGACAGCTACCGGAAGCTCATCCGGGAGAACCAGCGGATCGTGGCCAAGACCGATGCGAGGCTCCGGTCCGAGATCAGGAAGGAGTGGAAGCGGAAGGGGGCCCAGGGGAAGGCGGCGATGGAGGCGAAGAGGGGGCGCTGGATGTAGGGGACCCGGAGTGGGACGTGGTGGTTGCCCGGACCGGCCGGACGGCAGACGCTGTCCGGCTTCCGGGGCCCTGACGGCAGACGTCGGCCGGTTGCGGGCGCCTGACGCCGGACGGCTGACAAGTCCACGTCCGATTTCCGCTAGCCCGGTCCGCTCGCGTCGTCGACACTGGATGGCGTGATGGACGAAGACACCAGGTACGAAGCGGTGCGCAGCAGGGACGGGCGGTTCGACGGGGAGTTCTTCTTCGCCGTCGTGACGACCGGGATCTACTGCCGGCCCAGCTGTCCGGCGGTGACGCCGAAGCGGCACAACGTCCGGTTCTTCACTACGGCCGCCGCCGCCCAGGGCTCGGGCTTCCGGGCCTGCCGGCGGTGCCGGCCGGACGCGGTCCCCGGCTCCGCCGACTGGAACGTGCGGGCGGACGTGGTCGGCCGGGCCATGCGGCTGATCGGCGACGGCGTCGTCGACCGGGAGGGCGTGGCCGGACTCGCCGCGCGGCTGGGCTACAGCGCGCGGCAGGTACAACGACAGCTCACCACCGAGGTCGGCGCCGGACCGGTCGCCCTCGCCCGCGCCCAGCGGGCGCACACCGCCCGCGTGCTGGTGCAGACCACCGACCTGCCGATCACCCAGATCGCCTTCGCGTCCGGGTTCGCCAGTGTGCGGCAGTTCAACGACACCATGCGGGAGGTGTACGCCACCACCCCCAGCGAGCTGCGGACCACCGCGCCCCGAGCGGGCCGGACGGTCCGGCGCACGGCCACGCCGACCGCCGGAATACCCCTGCGGCTCGCCCACCGGGGCCCGTACCAGGCCGGGGCCGTGTTCGACTTGCTGGAGGCCGAGGCCGTGGCAGGTGTCGAGGACGTGAGCGGGACGCGCGGGCGGCGGACGTACCGGCGTACCCTGCGGCTCCCGCACGGCACCGGCATCGTCGCCGTCGACGAGCGGACGGGCGCGGCGCGATCCGCTTCCGGCGCGCACCCGGGCGGCTGGCTGGACGCCCGCCTCCATCTCACCGACCACCGTGATCTGACGACCGCCGTCCAGCGGCTGCGACGACTGTTCGACCTCGACGCCGATCCGTACGCCGTGGACGAGCGGCTCGGTGCCGACGAACGGCTCGCCCCGCTGGTCGCCGCCCGGCCGGGACTGCGTTCGCCGGGAGTCGCCGATCCGGAGGAGTTCGCGGTGCGGGCGGTGGTGGGGCGGGCCGACGCCGCGGAGCTGGTCCGCCGGTACGGGAAGGCGCTCGACGCTCCCTGCGGCTCGCTCACCCATGTGTTTCCCGAACCGGCCGTCCTCGCCGAGGCCGAGCCGACCGGACCGTCGGGCGCGCTGGCCACGGCCCTCGCGGACGGAGTCGTACGACTGGACCCGGGCGTCGACCGGGACGACGCACAGGCCGCACTGCTCGCCCTGCCCGGTCTGGACGCCTGTGCCGTCGCCGCGATCCGCACCCGTGCCCTCGGCGATCCCGACGTCGCGCCGCCAGGGCCCGACGTCCCCGACAGCTGGCGCCCCTGGCGCTCATACGCCCTGCAACACCTGCGCGCAGCAGGGGAGTTGGAGTACCGATGACCATCGAGACGCGCTACACCACCCTGGACAGCCCGGTCGGGACGCTCCTTCTGACCGCAGATCCGACCGGAGCGCTGTCCTCGCTGTCCGTGCCCGGACAGAAGAACGGCCGTACCGTGCAGGACGGTTGGCGGCACGACCCCGGCCACTTCCGGGCCGCCGAGGAACAGCTCGCCGCCTACTTCGCCGGGGAGCTCAAGGAGTTCGACCTGGAGGTGAGTTCGCCGGGCAGCGAGTTCCGGGAGCGGGTCTGGGCCGCCGTCGACACCGTGCCGTACGGGGCCACCACCACGTACGGCGAGATCGCGGCGCGGATCGGTGCGCCCCGGGCCGCCGTACGGGCCGTCGGCGGCGCGATCGGCGCCAACCCGCTGCTGATCCTGCGGCCCTGCCATCGGGTGATCGGGGCCGGCGGTTCCCTCACGGGGTACGCGGGCGGGCTGGAGCGCAAGACGAGCCTGCTCACCCTCGAGGGTGTCCTCTGAGGGCCTCGGCCAGAAGGTCCCGGGAGGGCGTCCTGGGAGGGGGCCCGGGAAGGCATTCTGAGGGGGCGTTCCGAGATGGTTCCTTTGAAGGGGCGCCGCTCAGCCCCAGAACACCGCTCCCAGCCACGCTCCCATGATCAACAGGCAGGTGAACAGCTCCGCGAGGACGCTGGAGCCGCCCGAGCGCATCGCCGTGCGCAGGGCGGCCCTCGCCTCGCGGCGCCGGCCGAGCCGGAGCCGTTCACTGAGGTAGATGCCGCCCATGAACCCCGGGATCGCACCGAGCACGGGGACCAGGAAGAAGCCGACGAACGCCCCGATGCCGGCGTACACGGCCATGCGCGGGGTGGCGCCGCTCGCGCGCAGCTGTCGTGGCGGCAGTGACCAGCGCACCACCTGGGACAGGAACAGGGCGACCGTGGCACCCACGAGGACAGCCCAGGCGAGCGGCTGCGGATCCTTCAGGGCCCACCACATGATCGCGGCCCACACCAGCCACGACCCCGGCACCCCGGGCACCAGCACGCCGCCCACGCCGAGGAGGATGACCAGACCGACCAGCAGGAGGTCCACCACTCCCATCTGTCCAGGGTGCCGGAGGACGGGCGAAGGCGCAGATCACCGGGGTGCGGCGGGGCGGCCCACCACGACCTCTCATCGGCCGCCGGGACGGGATCCGGGCGGTTCTCCCGGGTCGGGTGGGACCGCTCGGCGGCCTGTGTCGTACGACCACTCGATGGGTTGCTCGATTCGCCGTTCGAGGTGGGTTGCCGCGCCGGAATTTCCGGATGCCCCGTTTTCATACGGCCGGTGCGGTGGACAATTGGCGGCATGAGCCAGCAGGGGGGACAGCCCACCGGTCACGAGGACGACTGGTGGGGTCAGCTGTACGACGACTCCACCGACGACACGGGCCCCGCGCCCACACCGGACTCCCTCGACGAACGCTTCGCCTCGGCGGCGGACGCGGTGGAAGGACGGTCCGGAGCCCGCGCGGAGACGGAAGGCGTGATCCCGGCGCCGCGGTCCAGTGCGGGAGGGTCCCCGGAAGGCGGAGGGCCGGGGGCTGCGCCGGATGTCGTGGACACCGTGCCCGCCGCGCATGCGGGGCAGGACCCGCGTTCCACGCCGTTCGCGTCGCAGCGTGCCCCCTGGGAGCCGCCGCCCGACCGGCCCCGGGGACCTGCGACCTTCCCGCCCGGCCCCAAGCCACCGGGCTTCACGGAACGGGAACCCGGGGCGACGAGGGACCCGGCGACGGGCCCACGAACCTCCCCGGAGCCCCCGACCACGACCGCCCCACCCTCGCGAGTCCCCGTGGACGCGGCCCTGGGCACACGGATTCCTCCGGACGGAGACCCGATCTCGCGGAGCCCCGGGAGCACACCGCCGGGCTCGCAGAGCCCTGATGTCGCGCCTCCGCCCTCGTGGATCCCTCCGGACTCACCCCCGCTTCCCACGGGGCCCCCTCCGCCCCCACCTCCCTTCGCACCCCCGCTCCCGACGGCCCCGCCCACCGGGGGAGCCACCGGCCCCGCTCCGGCCGAAGCGACCGACACCGACAGGGGCACCGGCCCCGACACCGGCCCCGACACCGGCCCCGACCAGGACCTTCCCGCGACCGACCTCCCGAAGGCTCCACCCCCCGCCGGCCCTGCGCCGCAGCCTCGGCCCTGGGAGTCACCGGGCGTCGCCGCCCGCGCCGGTGAGGCCCCCGTCGGTGCCACCCCTCCTCCCGCCGACGCTCCGTCCCGTGGCCTTCCCTGGGGACCGCCGGGCGCCCCGGCCGCCGCGGATGCCCGGTCCGCCGCACCAGGCCCCGGGGATGCCCGGTCCGCTGCTCCGGCGGGTCCGGAGCGAGGTGCCGCGGAGGTCTCATCCGCCGTCGACGCTCCGTCCCATGGTCTTCCCTGGGGGCCGCCGGGCGCCCCGGCCGCCGCGGATGCCCGGTCCGTCACTCCGGCCGGCCCGGAGCCAGATGCCGCGGACGTGACTCTCGCCGCCGACGCCCCGCCCTTCGCCGCCAGTGGCACTCCGGCCGCCGCGACGAACACCGGAGTCGGTTCGCTGTGGGACGACATGCGAGCGCCCGGCCGGGGGGAGCCCGGTCAGGCACCGGGCCCGGACGCTGCTTCCGCCCCGCAGGGAAGCCGCCTCGACGTCCCCCTCGTCCCGCCCGAGCCCGTCGGGCACGTCGGCTCCGGGCCGCCCACCTACGAGGCCGAGCCCACCGCGCTGCCCCCGGCCGACCCGGACGATCTCGACGACCTCGTGGCGGACACCGTGCTGGACGGAGCCCGGTACGGGGCCTGCACACTGCGTGCTGCCTCGGTGCGCGGCGACTCCGCACGGTTCCGCGGCGAGCCGCGACGCGACTCCCTCCTCACCGCCCGTTTCGGTACGGGCGACCACGCACTGGTCCTCGTCGCGATGGCGACCGGCGCCCGCGCCACCCCCGGTGCCCACCGCGCGGCCGCCGAGGCCTGCCACTGGATCGGCCGGGCCGTGGGCCGCAGTCACGCCCGGCTCGCCGAGGACATCAGGGCGGGCCGGCGTGGCGACCTGAAGTCCGGCCTGCACCGCCTCACCGACCGCAGCCTCGGCAAACTCCGCGCCGGCGCCGCCGAACAGGGCATCGACCCCGAGGAGTACGCCGCCACCCTGCGCTGCCTCCTCCTCCCCGCCGACCCCGACTGCCGCACCCGCGTCTTCTTCGGCGTCGGAGACGGCGGACTGTTCCGGCTGCGCGACGGCGATTGGCAGGACATCGAGCCGCGTGTCCTCGACGTCACCGGCGAACCGGTCGTCGGCTTCGGCTCACTGCCCGCCGAGACCCCCGAGGGCGACCGCCTCACCATGGACCTGGGCATCCCGACACCCCCGAGCCCCTACGAGCCGGCCCTGGAACCGCCCCGCGAGCCCTTCCGTTTCCGCGCCTCGATCGCCCGCCCGGGTGACACGCTGCTGATGTGCACCGGGGGCCTGGCCGAGCCGTTGCGCGGCGAGCCGGAGCTGGGCCGGTACCTCACCGGCCGATGGTCCGATCCCACCCCGCCCGGCCTCGCCGCGTTCCTGGCCGACGCCCAGGTCCGGGTCAAGGGCTACGCGGACGACCGCACGGCTGCCGCTGTCTGGGAGGCGTGACGGTCCGGGTCACGCCCCCCAGGTGAGACGTCGTCAGGCATAGGGCGTCCAACGACGTCCGGAGGTGTCGTACATGTACCGCGACAGGCCCTTGATGCCGCTGGTGCGGAACGGGCGGCCGTGGTCGTCGATGCGGATCGTGCCGGAGCGGCCCTGGGAGGACCAGTCGAGCTCCAGATACCACTGGCAGTCGCAGGTATCCGTCTGCGCGCTGACCAGCAGCACCTCCGGGTCCTCGGCGGAGACCCGGTAGGGGAACTGCACCGCGGGGATGGTGTGTTCGCTGTCGGCGCCGGGGAGCGAGCGGACGACGGGCCGGTCGGCGTCCAGGTTCACCGCGAAGGTCCTGGGCGTGAGCTCGCCGCCGCAGCCCTGGTCCATGGCGAAGGCGTTGCCGGAGGCGGGCGCGGCACGGCCGACGACGCGGACCCGCAGCGCGTCCAGGACCACGGCCGTGGACGACCGGCCCTGCACCGAGATCCGCACGATCGTCTCGTGGCCGTGCACCGCGTCCTGGGTCGCCGCCCAGGTGCCCGCGTCCTGCTGGACCGGGGGCGGCGGGACCTGCTGGGGCGTCTTGTCGATCACGTAGTCGTGGCCGCAGCCCAGGTTCCAGACCTGGGAGTCGGCCGTCCAGGCGGGAGGCTGGACGGCGGACGCGGGGGCGTCGCCCTGTGCGGCCGCCGACGGGCCGTCCTTCTTCCCGGGGGCCGTGGAAGCCCGCGCCTCGGCTGAGGGCGAGCCAGAGGGCGACGACGTCGAGGAGCCGCTCGGCGAGGCGCTGGGGGAGGGCCGGCGGGTGGGGTGCGCGGGGCGGTGGGACTTGTCCGTGTCCGTCGTAGGGGCCCGGTCGGGGGCGGTGCCGACGGTGTCGGCCGGAGGGTGGTCCGTCGACAGGGCCGCCAGGCTGCCGAGCGTCGCCAGGAGCACGGTCGCCACGGCCGCACCGAGCAGGGCCTGCCGACGGCGGTACCAGGGACGACGGGCCGACGGTCCTTGCGTGGCCGCACCAGGCCGGGAGCCCGCGCCCGGAACGATGACGCCGGATCCCGCACCGGGCGCGGCCACGGAACCCCCGGCGACCTCGACCAGTTCCGGCATGTCGTCGCCCGAGCCCGGCGTGTATGCGCCCGAGCCAGGCGTGTCGTCACCCGAGCCAGGCGTGTCGTCCCCCGGATCTGGCATGACGTCACCCGGGCCCGAGATGCCCGACCTGGAAACCTGCGTCAGCTCCTCCGTCTGCGGCGTCCCCTCGTGCCGCGCCGGATCAGTGGCGCCGTCCACCGTGCCGTCCGGGGCACCGTCGGCGGTTCGTGGGCGCTGCCGGGCCGCCACGGCGAGGAGCCACCGGCGGTGCAGTTCGAGCCGTTCCTCGGGTGTCGCCGCGCAGAACGCCGCGAACCGTTCCACGGGAGCGAAGTCCAGGGGTACCGCGTCACCCGAGCAGTAGCGGTGCAGCGTAGAGGTGTTCATGTTCAGGCGCCGCGCCAGCGAGCCGTAACTGCGGTCCGTGCGGTCCTTCAGTTCTCTCAGTAATGCCGCGAACTCCGCTACGTCGTCCTCGCCAGACACCGTTCCCCCGCGTTCGTCGGGCCCAGGAAGGTATCCCAGGCACTCCCTATACCTGCACGTCAGATGGCCTGGGATGGTTCCACCGTGGCCGATCGGGCGGGGACGGTTGCGGCCGGCCCCGGAGACGGCTGATGCTCTTGGTGTCGCACCGACCAGAGCCGGACCGACCATCCGCCGCCGGTGCGCCATCCCACACCATGCACTCATTCACGGGGGACACCCATGCCACAGCGCACCCGAGCAGGAGCGCTCACCGTACTCGCCGTCACGGGCCTCACGCTCGGCGCCGTGCTCGCCGAACCGGCGGCCGCCGCCACGAGCAGGCCCGGCTTCCTCTCCGCCGCGGACCTGCCGCCCCACCCCACCTCGTCGTGGACGGCCGGCAAGGTCACCGGAGGTGAGCCGGAGGACCTCGAGTGGGACACCTGTCTGCGGGCACTGCCGGGCCACGAGAACGTGTGGTACCGCGACTTCCGGACCGACCTCGAGACGAACGCCCGGCAGATCACCGTCGTCCTGCCGGACACCGGTTCGGCGAAGTCCCTGGTCTCGGCGCTGAACAAGGACATCACGTCCTGCCCGGTGCGGATCGAGGGGGCCGACCCCGAGGTCGAGGCCACCAGCAGGGACTACGGCACGCTGCCCGTCGAGGAGGGCGCCCACGTACACGGCCTACACACCGAGACCTCCTGGGGCGCGACCGACATCAGCCTCATCTCCGTGGGCCGTGACGGCCGGACCGTGACGGTCGTGGACTGGGGCCAGATGGGCGACTTCGACGACGCGCCGGTCAAGGCCTTCAAGAAGACGACGACGGCCGCCGTCAACAAGCTCCACTGAGCGCGGCCGTCAACAAGCTCCACTGAGCGCGGCCGTCAACCAGCTCCACTGACCGCGTCGCGCGACCACCCAGGCTCGCGCGACCACCGGAAAAGACCAGGGCCGCCCTCTCGCCACGGGGGTCGGGAGGGCGGCCCGTACCGCACCGTCATCGACCACAGCACGTACGAAACCGGGGAACACACATGAACCGCGACACGACCACCCGCCGCACCGCCACCCGCCGCACGGCCGTGG encodes:
- a CDS encoding DUF456 domain-containing protein, whose protein sequence is MGVVDLLLVGLVILLGVGGVLVPGVPGSWLVWAAIMWWALKDPQPLAWAVLVGATVALFLSQVVRWSLPPRQLRASGATPRMAVYAGIGAFVGFFLVPVLGAIPGFMGGIYLSERLRLGRRREARAALRTAMRSGGSSVLAELFTCLLIMGAWLGAVFWG
- a CDS encoding helix-turn-helix domain-containing protein — protein: MDEDTRYEAVRSRDGRFDGEFFFAVVTTGIYCRPSCPAVTPKRHNVRFFTTAAAAQGSGFRACRRCRPDAVPGSADWNVRADVVGRAMRLIGDGVVDREGVAGLAARLGYSARQVQRQLTTEVGAGPVALARAQRAHTARVLVQTTDLPITQIAFASGFASVRQFNDTMREVYATTPSELRTTAPRAGRTVRRTATPTAGIPLRLAHRGPYQAGAVFDLLEAEAVAGVEDVSGTRGRRTYRRTLRLPHGTGIVAVDERTGAARSASGAHPGGWLDARLHLTDHRDLTTAVQRLRRLFDLDADPYAVDERLGADERLAPLVAARPGLRSPGVADPEEFAVRAVVGRADAAELVRRYGKALDAPCGSLTHVFPEPAVLAEAEPTGPSGALATALADGVVRLDPGVDRDDAQAALLALPGLDACAVAAIRTRALGDPDVAPPGPDVPDSWRPWRSYALQHLRAAGELEYR
- a CDS encoding cellulose-binding domain-containing protein; amino-acid sequence: MSDLPTPQDAAEAALFSECWDAVLSYADLCTSGSTAATQLATEAFSLGMREAREAQSAPARSAGRRPARLPRIPLLLTAVRNTAAAWEIQGQGHMLDPELRLWLNSDKAARYTGPPLSRPLALRGVRDLQESDAALLWLAEVEALPLPVVARRLGLDPAVVDEELAQVRGLFRDRCHRAHLDTPMDAQCRSYARLLDAVTRSPAADTPKDLSRHLARCVECAEAAACLRLHGGGLPGALAGGVIGWGGLAYLERRRRAAEVRLGAGRPGPADSDAAPPNPGAHKARVVRNGLLVAAVLVSLLALAVSMMPGGTDNGAAPSDDADRQPVADPGPSVPSTDARSTSSPKPSAPATTPTPTPKKSSEEKNPGATAQGTASSAAPGSDPTPSEAVTCDVTYDLVNQWPDGFQVTVTVTSEKALDSWQVGWSFRDGQKVGQMWDASFTQNDSRVTATAADYNKSIPANGSLSFGFLASWQGKNSPAYDFALNGRSCTKK
- a CDS encoding methylated-DNA--[protein]-cysteine S-methyltransferase, yielding MTIETRYTTLDSPVGTLLLTADPTGALSSLSVPGQKNGRTVQDGWRHDPGHFRAAEEQLAAYFAGELKEFDLEVSSPGSEFRERVWAAVDTVPYGATTTYGEIAARIGAPRAAVRAVGGAIGANPLLILRPCHRVIGAGGSLTGYAGGLERKTSLLTLEGVL
- a CDS encoding radical SAM protein, whose translation is MDSRTALVEDLMERFPHVPREAVFKEDLLRGGVAFDPSALSDNEDGEVKPKSYFIFSFDHGTLPELGEAALRRPPEEIILTGGPYDLRRTVVSVRVNPASPYRVAADEDGVLGLYLDGKRISDVGVPPMPEYYRHTLANGKSVMEVAPTIQWGYLIYLTAFRVCQYFGAKEECQYCDINHNWRQHKAAGRPYTGVKDVDEVLEALEIIDKYDTAKVSTAYTLTGGAITSKVQGLDEADFYGRYAKAIEEHFPGRWIGKVVAQALPKDDVQRFKDYGVQIYHPNYEVWDEYLFKMYCPGKERYVGRDEWHKRILDSADIFGARNVIPNFVAGVEMAEPFGFTTVDEAIASTTEGLRFFMSHGITPRFTTWCPEPTTPLGKANPQGAPLEYHIRLLEAYRATMDDFGLASPPGYGPPGPGRAVFSVSSFMDSLSADAPVEV
- the rsgA gene encoding ribosome small subunit-dependent GTPase A → MSSTSVFSAFSALAPYGWDEAWADAFAPHEPEGLLPGRVVRVDRGQCDVITADGIVRADTAFVTPHDPLRVVCTGDWVAVEPGGNPRYVRTYLPRRTAFVRSTSSKRSEGQILAANVDHAIVAVSLAVEVDLGRIERFLALAWESGAQPVVVLTKADLVPDAATLGHLVEDVETAAPGVPVLAVSAMGGDGLDVLVAVVGGGTSVLLGQSGAGKSTLANALLGEDVMDVRATRDADGKGRHTTTTRNLLALPTGGVLIDTPGLRGVGLWDAETGVGQVFSEIEELATRCRFHDCAHEGEPGCAVLAAIASGELGERRLDSYRKLIRENQRIVAKTDARLRSEIRKEWKRKGAQGKAAMEAKRGRWM